In the genome of Phytoactinopolyspora mesophila, one region contains:
- a CDS encoding replication initiator, translating to MTLPRLDNDTVRGLAVAERVCVRPIMSRLTDTETGDTRTVLIPCGSTRETVCPSCADRARRLRMQQCREGWHLTEEPTTDHDDNGQNDDENEENDSDGNGQDDGDGGARRVRSTRRRDDADDLPRPPKQHTTLGRSFDTPDGKTYRPSMFVTLTMPSYGRVTREGVPVDPDSYDYRRAALDALHFPKVVDRFWQNLRRATGMPVQYFATVEPQRRLAPHLHAAVRGTFPRALIRQVVAATYHQLWWPPHDEVVYDGDRLPVWDEHAGGYCDPDTGALLPTWDAALDALDADPDAEPAHVVRFGTQIDMQGILAGTPAADRRVGYLTKYLTKNISDDIDTDEPSAARQAHIDRIAHEVRWLPCAPTCANWLRFGVQPKNTRPGLVPGLCRSKAHDRDHLGLGGRRVLVSRRWTGKTLTEHKADRAAVVRTVLAEAGVEMDDHGEFSATATRSDGQPRYVWSTVKPGDTDAPSYLRLIAHAITRRQAWREQYEQAKQRAGPPGPNLSATIPGAATAA from the coding sequence ATGACATTGCCTCGACTGGATAACGACACGGTACGCGGGCTCGCCGTCGCGGAGCGGGTGTGTGTGCGCCCGATCATGTCCCGGCTGACCGATACCGAAACCGGCGACACCAGGACGGTCCTGATCCCGTGCGGCTCCACGAGAGAGACCGTGTGCCCGTCGTGCGCCGACCGGGCGCGTCGGTTGCGGATGCAGCAATGCCGCGAAGGGTGGCATCTCACAGAAGAACCCACCACCGACCACGACGACAACGGCCAGAACGACGACGAGAACGAGGAGAACGACAGCGACGGCAACGGCCAGGACGACGGGGATGGTGGGGCGCGTCGGGTCCGCTCCACTCGTCGCCGCGACGACGCCGACGACCTACCCCGACCGCCGAAACAGCACACCACCCTCGGACGCAGCTTCGACACCCCGGACGGGAAGACCTACCGGCCGTCGATGTTTGTCACCCTCACCATGCCCAGCTACGGGCGCGTGACCCGTGAAGGCGTCCCGGTTGATCCGGACAGCTATGACTACCGGCGCGCCGCGTTGGACGCGTTGCATTTCCCGAAGGTGGTGGACCGGTTCTGGCAGAACCTGCGCCGCGCCACCGGTATGCCAGTGCAGTACTTCGCCACCGTCGAACCACAACGCCGACTCGCCCCGCACCTGCACGCCGCCGTACGGGGCACCTTCCCACGTGCCCTGATCCGCCAAGTGGTCGCGGCCACCTACCACCAGCTCTGGTGGCCACCCCATGACGAGGTCGTCTACGACGGTGACCGGTTGCCGGTGTGGGATGAGCACGCGGGCGGCTACTGCGACCCGGACACCGGGGCGTTGCTGCCGACCTGGGACGCGGCCCTCGATGCGCTCGACGCCGACCCCGACGCGGAACCCGCACATGTCGTCCGGTTCGGGACCCAGATCGACATGCAAGGCATCCTCGCCGGAACCCCCGCCGCTGACCGCCGCGTCGGCTACCTCACCAAATACCTCACCAAGAACATCTCCGACGACATCGACACCGACGAGCCCTCGGCGGCCCGCCAAGCCCACATCGACCGCATCGCTCACGAGGTCCGCTGGCTGCCCTGCGCGCCGACATGCGCGAACTGGCTCCGCTTCGGTGTCCAGCCCAAGAACACCCGTCCTGGATTGGTACCGGGGCTGTGCCGATCCAAAGCACATGACCGGGACCATCTCGGCCTCGGTGGCCGTCGTGTGCTCGTGTCGCGCCGCTGGACCGGCAAGACACTCACCGAACACAAGGCCGACCGCGCCGCCGTCGTCCGCACCGTCCTCGCTGAGGCGGGTGTCGAGATGGACGACCACGGCGAGTTCTCGGCAACCGCCACCCGCTCGGACGGACAGCCTCGCTACGTGTGGTCAACCGTCAAACCCGGCGACACCGACGCGCCCTCCTACTTGCGGCTCATCGCCCACGCCATCACCCGAAGACAGGCATGGCGCGAGCAATACGAGCAGGCCAAACAACGCGCCGGACCACCCGGCCCGAATCTTTCGGCAACCATCCCCGGAGCCGCCACAGCGGCATGA
- a CDS encoding excisionase family DNA-binding protein has product MTETTIKPRWHTTAEVAGMLGFGLSKTKMLVITGEIRSVKVGAHRRILPEWVDEYVARVTEECAA; this is encoded by the coding sequence ATGACGGAGACAACGATCAAACCCAGGTGGCACACGACAGCCGAAGTAGCGGGGATGCTCGGCTTCGGTTTGTCTAAGACGAAAATGCTGGTCATCACCGGTGAGATTCGCTCGGTCAAGGTCGGCGCGCATCGGCGCATCCTGCCGGAATGGGTGGATGAGTACGTGGCCCGCGTAACTGAAGAGTGCGCGGCATGA
- a CDS encoding site-specific integrase: MSGRARANGEGSIFPYRNGFAAYAWVVRPDGRRMRKYVYGKTREIVHEKWIKLQQDAKQGPMTSTDMTVADYMTYWLEEVIKPNKAPLTYATYETFIRLYIVPGLGAEKLSRLQVQPRKVQKWLNAVAATCQCCAQGKDAARHPERRRCCALERPECCENLLSPRSLSDIRTCFRSALSNAIDDELITKNVAKSIKLPTVRKPKRKRWTSEQARQFLESARSDCDPFYAAYVLVLVMAMRKGEVLGLLVDAVDLDAGELGIEHQLQRVRRQLLHRETKTEASDDTLPLPGIASTALSQRLARRDRDREQAGEAWQEFGLMFCTRYGTPIEPRNFNRAWDARCRKAEVPKISVHDGRRTCGSLLADLDVHPRVAMRILRHAQFAVTMEIYTEVSSEATQAGLKRLGESLER; the protein is encoded by the coding sequence ATGAGCGGGCGAGCCAGGGCGAACGGCGAAGGATCGATCTTTCCGTACCGCAACGGTTTCGCCGCGTATGCGTGGGTCGTCCGGCCGGACGGTCGCCGGATGCGCAAGTACGTCTACGGCAAGACGCGTGAGATCGTCCACGAGAAATGGATCAAACTCCAGCAAGACGCTAAACAAGGTCCGATGACGTCCACGGACATGACGGTCGCGGACTACATGACTTACTGGCTGGAGGAGGTGATCAAACCGAACAAGGCACCGCTGACGTACGCGACGTATGAGACGTTCATACGGCTCTACATCGTGCCCGGCCTCGGAGCCGAGAAGCTGTCTCGCCTACAGGTTCAACCGCGCAAGGTTCAGAAATGGCTCAACGCCGTTGCCGCTACGTGCCAGTGCTGCGCACAGGGCAAGGACGCGGCGCGCCATCCCGAGCGTCGCCGCTGTTGCGCTCTTGAACGCCCTGAGTGCTGTGAAAACCTCCTGAGTCCCCGAAGCTTGAGCGACATCCGCACGTGCTTTCGATCGGCCTTATCTAATGCGATCGACGACGAGTTGATCACCAAGAACGTAGCCAAGTCGATCAAACTCCCGACCGTACGCAAGCCAAAACGGAAGCGGTGGACTAGCGAACAGGCACGGCAGTTCCTGGAGTCGGCTCGCTCGGACTGCGACCCCTTCTACGCGGCATACGTCTTGGTGCTGGTGATGGCGATGCGCAAGGGCGAAGTCCTTGGTCTCCTGGTCGATGCGGTCGATCTCGACGCTGGCGAGCTTGGCATCGAGCACCAGTTACAACGTGTCCGCCGCCAGCTTCTACACCGCGAGACGAAAACGGAGGCATCAGACGACACACTCCCGCTCCCGGGCATCGCATCGACGGCACTCAGCCAGCGCTTGGCTCGGCGAGACCGCGACCGCGAGCAGGCAGGCGAGGCCTGGCAGGAGTTCGGCCTGATGTTCTGCACTCGCTATGGCACACCAATCGAGCCGCGCAACTTCAACCGTGCTTGGGATGCGCGGTGCCGTAAGGCGGAAGTGCCGAAGATCTCGGTGCACGACGGCCGCCGAACCTGTGGCTCACTGCTCGCTGACCTCGATGTCCACCCGCGCGTCGCCATGCGCATCCTGCGTCACGCACAATTCGCCGTCACCATGGAGATCTACACAGAGGTGTCCTCGGAAGCCACACAGGCGGGCCTCAAACGGCTCGGAGAGAGCTTGGAAAGGTGA
- a CDS encoding metallophosphoesterase: protein MMIGLTGLALGGLAYAAGYEVRSYRLRRFEVPVLPPGSRPIRVLHVSDLHMTPNQQSKIEWVRGLAALEPDLVVNTGDNLAHSEAVSAVLYAFEPLLSRPGVFVFGSNDYYSPRPKNPAAYLLPTRGAARVHQPDLPWRDLRDGLTDAGWLDLTNARGDLTVADHRLSFAGVDDPHLGRDRYNAVAGPPVAGTDLAIGVTHAPYLRVLDAMAADGYRLLLAGHTHGGQLCVPGYGALVTNCDLDTDRVKGVSRHPADGGPDTAWMHVSAGLGTSPYTPVRFACPPEASLLKLVARP from the coding sequence ATGATGATCGGCCTGACCGGACTCGCACTCGGCGGTCTCGCATACGCTGCCGGGTACGAAGTGCGTTCATATCGCCTCCGAAGGTTCGAAGTACCGGTGCTTCCTCCTGGAAGCCGGCCGATCCGCGTCCTGCATGTCTCTGATCTGCATATGACACCCAACCAGCAGAGCAAGATCGAGTGGGTGCGCGGGTTGGCCGCGCTCGAGCCGGACCTGGTGGTCAACACCGGAGACAACCTCGCGCATTCCGAGGCCGTGTCGGCCGTGCTTTACGCCTTCGAGCCGTTGCTGTCCAGGCCAGGTGTCTTCGTCTTCGGCTCGAACGACTACTACAGTCCACGCCCCAAGAACCCGGCCGCCTACCTCCTGCCTACCCGAGGCGCTGCCCGTGTCCACCAACCCGATCTGCCCTGGCGAGATCTTCGAGACGGGCTGACCGACGCGGGATGGCTCGATCTCACGAATGCCCGCGGCGACTTGACCGTCGCCGATCACCGCCTGTCGTTCGCCGGCGTCGACGACCCCCATCTCGGACGAGACAGGTACAACGCCGTCGCAGGCCCCCCGGTGGCCGGTACCGACCTGGCCATCGGCGTGACCCATGCCCCGTATCTCCGGGTGCTCGACGCCATGGCTGCCGATGGATACCGATTGCTGCTCGCCGGACACACCCATGGCGGCCAGTTGTGTGTGCCCGGCTACGGCGCCCTGGTGACCAACTGTGACCTCGATACCGACCGGGTCAAAGGCGTCTCCAGGCATCCGGCCGACGGCGGCCCCGACACCGCCTGGATGCACGTCTCGGCCGGCCTTGGCACGTCGCCGTACACGCCGGTGCGGTTTGCCTGCCCACCTGAGGCGAGCCTACTCAAGCTCGTGGCCAGGCCCTAG
- a CDS encoding MFS transporter — translation MSGEAVDDIIRLRSGRGRALLAAMALGSGMAFLDSTVVNVALPTIGRDFDAGMAALQWTVNAYTLMLASLILLGGALGDRFGRRRIFLIGVAWFTVASVLCAVAPSVEVLVVARALQGIGGALLTPGALSILQTSIHPDDRAKAIGAWAGLTGMSGVVGPLLGGWLLEFDWRWVFWINVPIAAVTVWLTRRCAPESRQLRPEQSFDWAGAAFGAVALGAGTYALIAAADAPEPGPLVGAMVLTITAAAAFLRRQATASAPMVPLSLFADRTFSVINAMTFAVYAGLSGVMFFLVIHLQVSLGWSPLAAGLSSLPITLLMLLLSGRSAELATKVGVRLPLVAGSVIGGVGTALLTTAAPGSSYVTAVLPGMTLLGIGLVILVPTLTATVMSSAPAELAGVASGVNNGVSRAAGLMAVAAIPAMVGLAGTSYADADLMTAAFRGAMLICAGLLVAGGALAAFLLPMPGAKLDHEATEEAGETSAPCPAPGLPPAHGH, via the coding sequence ATGAGCGGCGAGGCTGTCGACGACATCATCCGGTTGCGCAGCGGCCGCGGCCGGGCTTTGCTCGCGGCGATGGCGCTCGGGTCGGGCATGGCCTTTCTGGACAGCACCGTGGTCAATGTCGCCCTGCCCACCATCGGCCGCGACTTCGACGCCGGTATGGCGGCACTGCAATGGACCGTCAACGCCTACACGCTGATGCTCGCGTCGCTGATCTTGCTCGGTGGCGCGCTTGGAGACCGGTTCGGCCGGCGGCGGATCTTCCTGATCGGCGTCGCGTGGTTCACCGTGGCGTCGGTGCTCTGTGCGGTCGCGCCCAGCGTGGAGGTCCTCGTCGTGGCTCGGGCACTGCAGGGCATCGGTGGGGCATTGCTGACGCCCGGAGCCTTGTCCATCCTGCAAACCTCGATCCACCCGGATGACCGGGCGAAGGCGATCGGCGCATGGGCCGGGCTCACCGGCATGTCCGGCGTCGTGGGCCCGCTGCTCGGTGGCTGGCTGCTGGAGTTCGACTGGCGATGGGTGTTCTGGATCAATGTGCCCATCGCCGCCGTCACGGTGTGGTTGACCAGGCGCTGCGCACCCGAGTCTCGCCAGTTGCGCCCTGAACAGAGCTTCGACTGGGCGGGTGCGGCGTTCGGGGCCGTCGCCCTGGGGGCCGGCACATACGCCCTGATCGCCGCCGCTGACGCGCCTGAGCCAGGGCCGCTGGTGGGTGCCATGGTCCTCACGATCACCGCCGCGGCAGCGTTTCTCCGGCGGCAGGCGACGGCCTCGGCGCCCATGGTGCCGTTGTCGCTGTTCGCCGACCGTACGTTCAGCGTGATCAACGCGATGACGTTCGCTGTATATGCCGGCCTGTCCGGCGTGATGTTCTTCCTGGTCATCCATCTGCAGGTGTCACTGGGGTGGAGTCCTCTAGCCGCCGGACTGTCCAGTCTGCCGATCACGCTGTTGATGCTGCTCCTCTCCGGGCGCAGCGCCGAGCTCGCCACCAAGGTGGGCGTGCGCCTGCCCCTGGTAGCCGGTTCGGTGATCGGCGGAGTAGGCACGGCGCTGCTGACCACGGCCGCTCCCGGCTCCAGCTACGTCACTGCCGTCTTGCCGGGCATGACCCTGCTCGGTATCGGCTTGGTCATCTTGGTTCCCACCTTGACCGCCACGGTGATGTCGTCGGCCCCGGCCGAGCTGGCCGGTGTGGCCAGCGGCGTCAACAACGGGGTGTCACGAGCGGCCGGACTGATGGCCGTTGCCGCCATTCCGGCGATGGTCGGGCTGGCCGGCACCAGCTATGCCGATGCTGACCTCATGACCGCCGCCTTCCGGGGCGCAATGCTCATCTGTGCGGGTTTGCTGGTCGCCGGTGGAGCGCTCGCGGCGTTCCTGCTGCCGATGCCCGGTGCGAAGCTCGACCACGAAGCCACCGAAGAAGCAGGTGAGACCTCGGCGCCGTGTCCGGCCCCGGGGCTGCCGCCGGCGCACGGGCATTGA
- a CDS encoding GatB/YqeY domain-containing protein — translation MASLKDRIKSDLTDAMRARDDVRKGTLRMTLSAIGTAEVAGSAAKELSDDEVITVLTREVKRRREAAEAFRAGGRADSAQREEAEAAIISEYLPAQLSGEELAQLVDQAVAEAGAESPRDMGKVMKVLQPKVAGRAEGRVVADAVKQRLTT, via the coding sequence ATGGCCTCTCTCAAAGACCGGATCAAGAGCGATCTCACCGACGCGATGCGGGCGCGTGACGACGTGCGCAAGGGCACACTCCGGATGACTCTGTCCGCCATCGGCACCGCTGAGGTAGCTGGTAGCGCCGCGAAGGAACTCAGCGACGACGAGGTCATCACCGTGCTCACGCGTGAGGTCAAACGCCGTCGGGAGGCCGCCGAAGCGTTCCGTGCGGGCGGGCGCGCCGACAGCGCTCAGCGCGAAGAGGCGGAGGCTGCCATCATCTCCGAGTATCTCCCCGCACAACTGTCCGGCGAAGAGTTGGCCCAGCTGGTTGATCAGGCCGTGGCAGAGGCCGGGGCTGAGTCACCACGCGACATGGGCAAGGTCATGAAGGTCCTGCAACCGAAGGTGGCCGGCCGGGCCGAAGGCCGCGTCGTCGCGGATGCTGTCAAGCAGCGGCTCACAACCTGA
- a CDS encoding PQQ-binding-like beta-propeller repeat protein: MPRASEDARRQQVVKYGGMAAVLIAAAGTLWWINSGDDDAPPEPLSVECTGPGLPEDHEVHEPQVARVPEAVLEEPVTSGRRSTYRELDYVTPMRQGSGSPHGFVIDVDAATVTFIGDTVMDGEPSLSHQLADSPLYIVATVAGFPGDRALAQVFARVPEDNSALAVLLDDEEVLLSCAAYGVPVHDDVGGPTFSRAADVLLVQSLDEDRHVWLHAHATTTGEHLWSAPAVSFTVDAERAYAATGEKISAIGLASGETEWETDTVTRWPDRPRSHGGSRPEDDSWRLAVVGDELYAYRDGGIRLLTFDTSDGQLTWDLVTGDDAASYVHVTQVDEDHAALLNFGTDIAVRSVERRQWSWLRRGIGSARIDYALAPRSPREPALIGISPHDSDLPARIFSATGDQLFELPGPREEHTYALAESTVYVLNRVDGTVTGYDLDRDDHQLWMVSVPSDGDFEAQFLTSYNGGFRVHSADGEYISFREESDDS, encoded by the coding sequence GTGCCGAGAGCGAGTGAGGACGCGAGACGTCAGCAGGTGGTGAAGTACGGCGGCATGGCGGCCGTACTGATCGCTGCCGCCGGGACCTTGTGGTGGATCAACTCCGGCGACGACGACGCTCCGCCCGAACCGTTGAGCGTCGAATGTACGGGCCCGGGGCTACCCGAGGACCACGAGGTCCACGAGCCTCAGGTGGCCCGAGTACCGGAGGCGGTACTCGAGGAGCCGGTCACATCCGGTCGGCGCAGCACATACCGGGAGCTCGATTACGTGACACCCATGCGGCAAGGCAGCGGGTCGCCGCATGGGTTCGTTATCGATGTTGACGCCGCGACGGTCACCTTCATCGGCGACACCGTCATGGACGGCGAGCCTTCGCTCAGCCATCAACTGGCCGACAGCCCCCTGTACATCGTGGCGACGGTGGCAGGCTTTCCCGGTGATCGTGCGCTCGCTCAGGTCTTCGCTCGGGTCCCCGAAGACAACTCCGCGCTCGCGGTGTTGCTGGACGACGAGGAAGTCCTGCTCAGCTGTGCGGCTTACGGTGTGCCAGTCCATGACGACGTCGGCGGTCCGACTTTTTCACGTGCCGCCGACGTCCTGCTGGTCCAGAGCCTCGACGAAGACCGGCACGTGTGGCTGCACGCCCACGCCACTACCACCGGCGAGCATCTATGGTCGGCGCCGGCGGTGTCGTTCACGGTCGACGCCGAACGAGCCTATGCCGCCACCGGCGAGAAGATTTCGGCGATCGGGCTCGCATCCGGAGAGACGGAATGGGAGACAGATACGGTTACGCGCTGGCCGGACCGGCCGCGGTCTCACGGCGGATCCCGCCCAGAAGATGACTCCTGGCGGCTGGCCGTCGTCGGCGACGAGTTATACGCGTACCGCGACGGAGGCATCAGGCTACTGACATTCGACACCAGCGACGGTCAGCTCACGTGGGACCTGGTAACCGGCGACGACGCCGCCAGCTACGTACATGTCACACAGGTGGACGAGGACCACGCCGCCCTGCTGAATTTCGGAACCGACATAGCGGTGCGCAGCGTCGAGCGCCGCCAATGGTCGTGGCTGCGCCGCGGCATCGGTTCGGCCCGCATCGACTACGCACTGGCTCCGCGTTCGCCCCGGGAGCCCGCCCTGATCGGGATCTCGCCGCATGACTCCGACCTGCCGGCCCGGATCTTCTCAGCGACGGGTGACCAACTGTTCGAGCTCCCTGGCCCACGCGAGGAGCACACATACGCGCTGGCTGAGTCGACCGTCTACGTCCTGAACCGGGTTGACGGGACGGTCACCGGCTACGACCTCGACCGCGATGATCATCAATTGTGGATGGTTTCAGTCCCATCCGACGGCGATTTCGAAGCGCAGTTCCTGACTTCGTACAACGGCGGGTTCCGTGTCCACAGTGCGGATGGTGAGTACATCAGCTTCCGTGAGGAAAGCGACGACTCCTGA
- a CDS encoding aspartate-semialdehyde dehydrogenase: MSNHDLPTLAIVGATGAVGTVMRQILSTRQNVWGEIRLIASPRSAGRLLSVRGEDVEVQALAPEVFDDVDVAMFDVPDEVSAEWAPVAAARGAVAVDNSGAFRMDSDVPLVVPEVNAPAARNRPKGIIANPNCTTLSMIVVLGALHAELELTQVFAASYQAASGAGQGGIDTLHDQLSKVAGNRDVGSQPGDVRRVVGDDLGPFPAPLAMNVVPWAGSLKDGGWSSEELKIRNESRKILDLPDLKVSATCVRVPVVTTHSVAMHATFDREVSTELAWEILRDAPGVVLYDDAARGEFPTPADVVGTDPTWVGRVRRSLDDTHSLDLFVCGDNLRKGAALNTAQIAELVAAELTGSHK, encoded by the coding sequence ATGAGCAATCACGATCTTCCTACGCTCGCGATTGTCGGTGCCACCGGAGCGGTGGGCACCGTGATGCGCCAGATCCTCTCGACCCGGCAGAACGTGTGGGGTGAGATCCGACTGATCGCCTCACCACGCTCCGCCGGACGCCTGTTGTCCGTGCGCGGAGAGGACGTCGAAGTCCAGGCGCTGGCACCCGAGGTGTTCGACGACGTCGACGTCGCCATGTTCGACGTACCCGACGAGGTCTCGGCCGAATGGGCGCCAGTAGCGGCCGCGCGCGGAGCCGTCGCCGTCGACAACTCCGGCGCTTTCCGGATGGACTCCGACGTGCCGCTGGTCGTGCCCGAGGTCAACGCGCCGGCCGCACGAAACCGGCCGAAAGGCATCATCGCGAATCCGAACTGCACCACGCTGTCCATGATCGTGGTGCTGGGTGCGCTGCACGCTGAACTCGAGCTGACCCAGGTCTTCGCCGCCTCGTACCAGGCCGCTTCGGGTGCCGGACAGGGCGGCATCGACACGCTGCACGACCAGCTCAGCAAGGTCGCCGGTAACCGCGACGTGGGCTCGCAGCCCGGCGACGTCCGCCGGGTTGTCGGCGACGACCTCGGTCCGTTTCCCGCGCCGCTGGCGATGAACGTCGTCCCCTGGGCCGGTTCCCTCAAGGACGGCGGCTGGAGCTCCGAAGAGCTCAAAATCCGCAACGAGTCCCGCAAGATCCTCGATCTACCCGACCTCAAGGTCTCAGCTACCTGCGTCCGAGTGCCAGTGGTCACCACCCACTCGGTAGCCATGCACGCCACCTTCGACCGTGAAGTCAGCACCGAGCTTGCTTGGGAGATCCTGCGAGACGCGCCGGGCGTCGTGCTGTACGACGACGCCGCGCGCGGCGAGTTCCCCACACCCGCCGACGTCGTCGGCACCGACCCCACCTGGGTCGGCCGGGTCCGGCGCTCCTTGGACGACACCCACTCCCTCGACCTGTTCGTCTGCGGCGACAACCTACGCAAAGGCGCGGCCCTGAATACCGCCCAGATCGCCGAGCTGGTCGCGGCCGAGCTGACCGGGAGTCACAAATAG
- a CDS encoding aspartate kinase: MGLVVQKYGGSSVSDAAAIKRVARRIVDTKKAGHEVVVIVSAMGDTTDELIDLAKEVSPVPAGRELDMLLTAGERISMAVLAMAIGDLGHEARSFTGSQAGVITDSSHGKARIIDVTPGRIRQALDGGAIAIVAGFQGVSQDSKDITTLGRGGSDTTAVALAAALDASVCEIYTDVDGIFTADPRIVAAARRVPRISYEETLEMAACGAKILHLRCVEYARRYGIPIHVRSSFSTLDGTWVSDKSEGSDHTDMEQPIISGVAHDRSEAKITVVGVPDKVGEAATIFRSVAAADVNIDMIVQNVSAADTNRTDISFTLPATDGPAAMEALTAVQDQVGFEALRYDDGIGKVSLIGAGMRSHPGVSAKFFGSLADSGVNIEMISTSEIRISVVVRGEDVDTAVGAIHRAFDLDVAEVEAVVYGGTGR; this comes from the coding sequence GTGGGCCTGGTCGTCCAGAAGTACGGCGGATCGTCCGTCTCCGACGCCGCGGCCATCAAGCGGGTGGCGCGGCGCATCGTCGACACCAAAAAAGCCGGCCACGAGGTCGTCGTCATCGTGTCGGCCATGGGTGACACCACGGATGAACTGATCGATCTCGCCAAAGAAGTTTCCCCGGTTCCGGCCGGGCGAGAGCTCGACATGTTGCTGACCGCAGGTGAGAGAATCTCCATGGCGGTACTCGCCATGGCCATTGGCGACCTCGGCCACGAAGCCAGGTCCTTCACCGGCAGTCAGGCCGGTGTCATCACCGACTCATCGCATGGCAAGGCCCGCATCATCGACGTCACGCCGGGGAGAATCCGGCAAGCACTCGACGGCGGCGCCATCGCCATCGTCGCCGGCTTCCAGGGCGTCAGCCAGGACAGCAAGGACATCACCACGCTGGGCCGCGGCGGCTCGGACACGACGGCCGTGGCGCTCGCGGCGGCGCTCGATGCCAGTGTCTGCGAGATCTACACCGACGTCGACGGCATATTTACCGCTGATCCACGTATCGTTGCGGCCGCCCGCCGGGTTCCGCGGATCAGCTACGAAGAGACGCTAGAGATGGCCGCGTGTGGAGCGAAGATCCTCCATCTGCGCTGCGTCGAGTACGCCCGCCGCTACGGCATTCCCATCCACGTGCGCTCCAGCTTCTCCACGCTGGACGGCACCTGGGTGTCAGACAAGAGTGAAGGAAGTGACCACACCGACATGGAGCAGCCGATCATCTCCGGGGTCGCACACGACCGCAGCGAGGCGAAGATCACCGTCGTGGGTGTACCCGACAAGGTCGGCGAGGCCGCGACCATCTTCCGCTCCGTGGCCGCCGCCGACGTGAACATCGACATGATCGTGCAGAATGTCTCGGCCGCGGATACCAACCGCACCGACATCTCCTTCACCTTGCCGGCCACGGACGGCCCGGCCGCAATGGAGGCGCTGACGGCCGTACAGGACCAGGTCGGCTTCGAGGCACTGCGCTACGACGACGGCATCGGCAAGGTGTCACTCATCGGCGCAGGCATGCGCAGTCATCCCGGCGTGAGCGCCAAGTTCTTCGGTTCGCTCGCCGATTCCGGGGTGAACATCGAGATGATCTCTACGTCCGAGATCCGCATCTCGGTGGTGGTGCGCGGCGAGGACGTAGACACCGCTGTGGGGGCCATCCACCGGGCTTTCGACCTCGACGTAGCCGAGGTCGAAGCTGTTGTGTACGGAGGGACCGGCCGATGA
- a CDS encoding DUF5063 domain-containing protein → MSEETATMTKPGDEYSEFGAEIADQVESFLLALREIARGEDPASTLSLLLLEVSQLSLAGGRLGAISDVVPHGRFEPDTGPDADVDELRERLAKLLDPIDPYVEVIDPIDPERGVTGFRLSDDLASIAADLLHGLSHYRDGRTVEALWWWQFSYMSSWGSTCGAAMRALHSLIAHTRLDHERDDATGAEERSLLDQVDS, encoded by the coding sequence ATGTCTGAGGAAACAGCAACCATGACCAAACCCGGTGACGAGTACTCCGAGTTCGGAGCCGAGATCGCCGACCAGGTGGAGAGCTTCCTGCTCGCACTGCGTGAGATCGCCCGCGGTGAAGACCCGGCCAGCACGCTGTCGCTGCTGCTGCTCGAGGTCAGCCAGCTTTCTCTGGCTGGTGGCCGGCTGGGTGCGATCAGCGACGTCGTTCCACACGGCCGCTTCGAACCCGACACCGGACCGGACGCCGACGTCGACGAACTCCGGGAGCGGCTGGCGAAGCTGCTTGACCCGATTGATCCGTATGTCGAGGTCATCGATCCCATTGATCCCGAGCGTGGCGTCACTGGCTTCCGCCTCTCTGACGACCTCGCCAGCATTGCCGCTGACCTCTTGCATGGGCTGTCGCACTATCGCGACGGACGCACCGTGGAGGCGCTGTGGTGGTGGCAGTTCTCCTACATGTCGTCCTGGGGGTCCACCTGTGGCGCGGCCATGCGGGCGCTGCACTCGCTCATCGCGCACACTCGCCTCGACCACGAACGCGACGACGCCACCGGCGCCGAAGAGCGCTCGCTGCTGGACCAGGTCGACAGCTGA